The genomic segment CAGGAGGCACGGTAGCCCACCCCTTGGATTTCCAGTTTTTTTTCAAACCCTTGTGTTACTCCTTGTATCATGTTGTACACAAGAGTCCGACAAAGACCGTGTCTCTCCCTCGCAGTACGGCTGTCGTTCTCTCGCTCTACTCTGAGCTCTTGACCTTCCACATGTACTTTGACCAGGGGTGGAAGGGTGCGGGAGAGGGTGCCTTTTGGCCCTTTAACCTCTACATATTGCCCCTCCACCTTTACTTGAACCTGTGGTGGGATAGCTATAGGACGTTTTCCAATACGAGACATGGTTTGTTCTGTTTGATGGACAAAATACTACTACCAGATATAGCAGAGGACTTCGCCTCCGATTCCCAGTTTTCTGGCTTTTCTGTCGGTCATAACCCCGCTAGAGGTAGAGAGGATGGCCACGCCAATCCCTCCCAAAACCCTAGGCAGGTCTTTTTTGGCATAAATGCGTAAACCGGG from the Geminocystis sp. M7585_C2015_104 genome contains:
- the rplF gene encoding 50S ribosomal protein L6; this encodes MSRIGKRPIAIPPQVQVKVEGQYVEVKGPKGTLSRTLPPLVKVHVEGQELRVERENDSRTARERHGLCRTLVYNMIQGVTQGFEKKLEIQGVGYRASCQGKKLILNVGYSKPVEMEMPPQINVAVNNNTEVVVSGIDKELVGNVAARIRAVRPPEVYKGKGIRYVGEFVRRKVGKTGKSGKK